A region of the Streptomyces durocortorensis genome:
CACCGGCGGGTTCAAGACGCTCCTCGATGGTCGTCCAGGTCGAGAACGAAGGGGCGAAGTCGTAACCGTCCAGCGTGAGATCGGCGCCGTCACGGACGCCGATCTCCTCGATCTCGCCGAACAGCTCTTCCGCGGCGTAACGGGCGAAGACATCGGAGGGACCCGGCTCGACGCCCACGCCGACGAGCGCGAGACGCCCCGCCTCCTCCCAGGCGGCGGCCCGCGCGAACCGCCCGTCACCCAGCTTGACCCCGCACTCCTCGTCCGGCCGCTCCGGATGCGGGGCAGACAGGGACATGGCCATGTCCAGATAGTCCACACCGGCGGCAGGCGCCGCCTCGAACAGCGGCATCACGAACCGGGGATCGGTGGCGCTCACGAGGATGTCGCACCGGTGCTCGGTGAGGAGCGCGGTCACCGCCGGCCGGTCCGAGGCGTCGACGCGCAGGGCTCTGAACCGGGTCTCCTCCCCGCCGGGGGCGTCCACCGCGGCCTCGGCGCGGGAGAGATCGTAGTCCGTGACGATCATGTGGTCGAAGAACGAGCGGCGGGCGGCGATCCTGGTGATCGCGGTGCCCACGCCGCCCGCGCCGAAAAGCAGCACGCGCACGGCAGGTACACCTTTCATCGGCTTCTGTCAGATCTCGTCGGAGAGCGCTGCCCTGGGATTCGTCCAGGAACGGCGTGAACTTGAGCGACGCCAACGCCGTTGGCCTAAGGCGTCCGTCCCCGCGGGCTTGTTCCGGTGCGGGGGACAGCCTGTGCCCGTGTGGTGGACGACGACCTGATGACGCCGGAGCACACGACCGCGCAGTACGGGGTGATCCCGGGCGCGCAACCGGCCGTCGTCCCGGGGGCCTCCCACCTGGTCCCGCTGGGCAGGCCCGCCCTCGTCAACCGGCTGCACCTCGACCACCTCGAAAGGGCGAGGTGGGGACGATGGTGCCCGTCCGGCGCGCCGACCCCCAGGGCGACTGACTGACCTGCGAGGGCCCAGAGCCCTGGGTCGAGGCCACTCAAGGGACTACCCATTTATGCTGTTTCAATGCGACTTGCTCCCTGGTGGGCCCTTCTCCCCTCCGGGTGTGCCCCTGTGCTCCTGGTCGGTTCCTGGGCGATCGCGCAAGTGCGCCAATCCCCGGAGTACGACCCGGCGCGAGAGACCCTCAGCGTGCTGGCAGCGTATGGCGCCACCAGCTACTGGCTGATGACAGGGATGCTGGTGGTGCTGGGCTCCTGTTACGTGCTCACGGCGCACGCGCTCCGCCCGGCGGCGCTCGCCGGGCGTGTGGCCCTCGCCGGCGGCGGGCTGTCCGCACTGGCCCTGACCCTGGTGCCCGCACCGAGCAGCGGCGGAGCCCTTGAGCACGGGGCCGTGGCGACGGTGGGCCTCGTCCTGCTGGCGGTATGGCCTCCTCTGGCCGCCGTCCGGGGCACGCCGTCGGCCCCGTGGGGCCTGAGGTGGGATGTGTCGCTCGCCGCCAGCGCCTTCATGGGGGCTACCGCGCTGTGGTTCCTGGCGGAACTGCAGAGCGGA
Encoded here:
- a CDS encoding alpha/beta fold hydrolase: MVDDDLMTPEHTTAQYGVIPGAQPAVVPGASHLVPLGRPALVNRLHLDHLERARWGRWCPSGAPTPRATD
- a CDS encoding DUF998 domain-containing protein; the encoded protein is MRLAPWWALLPSGCAPVLLVGSWAIAQVRQSPEYDPARETLSVLAAYGATSYWLMTGMLVVLGSCYVLTAHALRPAALAGRVALAGGGLSALALTLVPAPSSGGALEHGAVATVGLVLLAVWPPLAAVRGTPSAPWGLRWDVSLAASAFMGATALWFLAELQSGRAPGVAERVVTFVQALWPFLVVVSCRRQRIG